A section of the Bacillus sp. HSf4 genome encodes:
- the asnB gene encoding asparagine synthase (glutamine-hydrolyzing): MCGFVGVFNHRPSSETAGQEELIKQMNELIVHRGPDDDGYYHDEHVGFGFRRLSIIDVENGGQPLSYEDDSYWIIFNGEIYNYIELKDELLSKGYQFQTDSDTEVLLATYRHYKQEAASKLRGMFAFLIWDKQEQLLYGARDPFGIKPLYFTKTDGHVYFASERKSLMPVGAELEFNEKGLQQYTSFQFVPEPETLDKKVRKVEPGQQFTIRPGEDLQFKTYWKVQFKPVQTEEEKLVQEVRDAIFDSVKVHMRSDVPVGSFLSGGIDSSFIVSVAKQFHPNLKTFSVGFEHEGFSEVDVAKETADKLGLENFSAVISPEEYMNELPKIVWHLDDPLADPAAIPLYFVAKEAKKQVTVVLSGEGADELFGGYNIYREPLSLKPFERIPSPLKKMLLRVAQAMPEGMKGKSFLMRGCTPLEKRYIGNAKIFEEGMKSKLLRQYDSNLSYCDVTKPYFEESKSYSEINKMQYVDIHTWLRGDILLKADKMTMANSLELRVPFLDKVVFEAASKIPEELKTKNGTTKYLLRKAAEGIVPEHVLNRKKLGFPVPIRHWLKNEMHDWAVGIIKESETDAYIHKDYVLQLLEDHCANKADNSRKIWTVLIFMIWHSIFVEKRYVPEELNHQPKEVIIV; the protein is encoded by the coding sequence ATGTGTGGATTTGTAGGGGTATTCAATCATCGCCCATCATCCGAGACGGCAGGCCAGGAAGAACTGATTAAACAAATGAATGAATTGATTGTACACCGCGGTCCCGACGATGATGGGTACTATCATGATGAGCATGTAGGCTTCGGATTTAGAAGGCTGAGCATCATCGATGTTGAAAACGGAGGACAGCCTCTGTCATATGAAGATGATTCCTACTGGATTATTTTTAACGGAGAAATCTATAACTATATAGAATTGAAAGATGAGCTTCTTTCAAAAGGCTATCAATTTCAGACCGATTCCGATACCGAGGTTTTGCTTGCGACCTACCGCCATTATAAACAGGAGGCTGCATCAAAACTGCGGGGAATGTTCGCCTTTTTAATCTGGGATAAACAAGAACAGCTTTTATACGGAGCACGCGACCCGTTTGGCATTAAGCCGCTTTATTTTACAAAAACGGACGGCCATGTTTATTTTGCATCAGAACGAAAAAGCCTGATGCCTGTCGGTGCTGAGCTGGAATTTAACGAAAAAGGCCTTCAGCAATATACATCTTTCCAATTCGTGCCTGAGCCTGAAACGCTTGACAAAAAGGTGCGAAAAGTGGAACCGGGTCAGCAGTTTACGATTCGTCCCGGAGAAGATCTTCAATTTAAAACATACTGGAAAGTTCAATTTAAGCCGGTGCAGACGGAAGAAGAAAAGCTTGTTCAGGAAGTAAGGGACGCGATTTTTGATTCTGTCAAAGTCCATATGAGAAGCGATGTGCCTGTCGGTTCATTCCTTTCAGGCGGAATTGACTCTTCCTTTATCGTGTCTGTGGCCAAACAGTTTCATCCGAATTTGAAAACATTCTCGGTCGGGTTTGAACATGAAGGCTTCAGCGAAGTGGACGTTGCGAAAGAAACCGCGGACAAGCTCGGCTTGGAAAACTTCAGCGCCGTCATTTCTCCTGAAGAATACATGAACGAGCTTCCTAAAATCGTCTGGCACTTGGATGATCCGCTTGCCGATCCTGCTGCGATTCCTTTGTATTTTGTAGCGAAGGAAGCGAAAAAACAGGTGACGGTCGTCCTTTCCGGAGAAGGGGCGGATGAGCTGTTCGGCGGATATAACATTTACCGCGAACCGCTGTCATTAAAACCGTTTGAACGGATTCCGTCGCCTTTGAAAAAAATGCTTCTCCGCGTTGCCCAAGCGATGCCTGAGGGAATGAAAGGAAAAAGCTTTTTAATGAGAGGATGCACCCCTCTTGAAAAAAGGTATATCGGAAATGCGAAGATTTTTGAAGAAGGTATGAAATCAAAACTTCTTCGCCAGTATGACAGCAACCTCTCTTACTGTGACGTGACAAAGCCGTATTTTGAAGAAAGCAAGTCCTACAGCGAAATCAATAAAATGCAGTATGTTGATATTCACACATGGCTGCGCGGGGACATTTTGCTGAAAGCCGATAAAATGACGATGGCCAATTCCCTGGAGCTCCGCGTTCCATTTTTGGACAAAGTCGTTTTTGAAGCGGCTTCAAAAATTCCGGAAGAGCTGAAAACAAAGAACGGCACGACAAAATACCTGCTTCGAAAAGCGGCGGAAGGCATCGTTCCCGAGCATGTGCTGAACCGCAAAAAGCTCGGCTTCCCTGTGCCGATCCGCCACTGGTTGAAAAACGAAATGCATGACTGGGCCGTGGGCATTATTAAAGAGAGCGAAACAGACGCATATATTCATAAAGACTATGTGCTTCAGCTCCTTGAAGACCACTGCGCCAACAAAGCGGACAACAGCCGTAAAATCTGGACGGTACTTATCTTTATGATCTGGCACAGCATTTTTGTCGAAAAGCGCTATGTCCCGGAAGAATTAAACCATCAGCCGAAAGAAGTCATCATTGTTTAA
- a CDS encoding glycosyltransferase family 1 protein: MKIAIFTDTFTPDVNGCAKTLKRYTDYLNSKGIPFKVFAPESTHETPFSSDIRRFTSLPFFLYPECRMALPNLVQIKAELRTFNPDLIHIATPFNIGLAGLKLAKKWNIPAVASYHTDFDQYLSYYDLQMFSNLLWKYMRWFHKSFHKIFVPSNETLMQLKAKRFRNLSIWRRGVDCSRFHPSFKSEQVRERYGIKETYILSYVGRLAPEKDLETLLKIARHPSLRKDVHWLIAGDGPLKKELEKQAPANMTFAGYVEGEELSRIYASSDLFVFPSPTETFGNSALEALACGTPVIGADSGGLKDFIQNGKNGFLAEPKCPEAFTEAIMHVLGNPSLKKRMEQEARNYALAQSWEAIFESLLAECESVLAKSIGDRTA, from the coding sequence ATGAAAATTGCGATTTTTACAGACACGTTTACACCGGATGTGAACGGCTGTGCCAAAACGTTAAAAAGGTATACGGACTACCTTAACAGCAAAGGAATCCCGTTTAAAGTATTTGCGCCGGAAAGCACGCATGAGACACCTTTCTCAAGCGATATCCGGCGGTTTACAAGCCTTCCGTTCTTCTTATACCCCGAATGCAGAATGGCCCTTCCAAATCTCGTCCAAATCAAAGCTGAACTTCGCACGTTCAATCCTGACCTCATTCATATCGCTACACCGTTCAACATCGGCCTTGCGGGGCTGAAGCTCGCAAAAAAATGGAACATCCCCGCTGTCGCATCATATCACACCGATTTTGACCAGTACCTTTCTTATTATGATCTGCAAATGTTTTCCAATCTCTTGTGGAAGTATATGCGCTGGTTTCATAAATCTTTTCATAAAATCTTCGTTCCCTCCAATGAAACGCTGATGCAGCTAAAAGCGAAACGGTTCAGAAACCTTTCAATTTGGAGACGGGGTGTGGACTGCTCGCGGTTTCATCCGTCTTTCAAATCCGAACAGGTCCGCGAGCGCTATGGCATAAAAGAAACATACATCCTGAGCTATGTCGGCAGGCTTGCCCCTGAAAAGGACTTGGAAACGCTGCTTAAGATCGCAAGACACCCTTCATTGAGAAAAGATGTTCACTGGCTGATCGCAGGCGACGGCCCATTAAAGAAGGAGCTTGAAAAACAGGCACCGGCCAACATGACGTTTGCCGGCTATGTGGAAGGAGAAGAGCTCTCCCGCATTTACGCCAGCTCAGACCTGTTTGTGTTTCCTTCCCCGACGGAAACCTTCGGAAATTCCGCTCTTGAAGCGCTCGCCTGCGGTACACCTGTCATCGGCGCAGACTCCGGCGGCCTGAAAGATTTTATTCAAAACGGAAAAAACGGATTTCTTGCAGAGCCAAAATGTCCGGAAGCCTTCACAGAAGCCATTATGCATGTCCTCGGGAACCCTTCTTTGAAAAAACGAATGGAACAGGAAGCAAGAAACTACGCTCTTGCCCAATCGTGGGAGGCTATTTTTGAGAGCCTCCTTGCGGAATGTGAAAGCGTGCTTGCCAAATCCATTGGAGACAGAACAGCATAA
- the pckA gene encoding phosphoenolpyruvate carboxykinase (ATP), whose amino-acid sequence MNSVDLATDLQTLLTGDNVQFNLSVPHLVEKILHRKEGVLTSSGAVRATTGTYTGRSPKDKFIVEEESSKEKIDWGAVNQPISEAAFERLYTKVVSYLKERDELFVFEGFAGADEKYRLPITVVNEFAWHNLFARQLFIRPEDHHQKPAEEPFTILSAPHFKADPLLDGTRSETFIIVSFEKRTILIGGTEYAGEMKKSIFSIMNFLLPERNILPMHCSANVGEEGGTALFFGLSGTGKTTLSADPKRRLIGDDEHGWSSTGVFNIEGGCYAKCIHLSEEKEPQIYRAIRFGSVLENVVVDTETGEPDYSDSFYTENTRAAYPIEAIDNIVKPSIAAHPQTIVFLTADAFGVLPPISKLTKEQAMYHFLSGYTSKLAGTERGITSPEATFSTCFGSPFLPLPAHVYAEMLGRKIDEHGVSVFLVNTGWTGGGYGVGERMSLAYTRAMVQAAIEGELDHADMRTDRIFGLHTPIHVPGVPDQVLEPAKTWADEKAYEEKAILLANEFKKNFKKFSNTGDIEKAGGPLI is encoded by the coding sequence ATGAATTCTGTAGATTTGGCGACTGACTTGCAAACATTATTAACGGGTGATAACGTCCAGTTCAATTTATCCGTTCCGCATCTTGTTGAAAAAATCCTTCACCGCAAAGAGGGGGTCTTGACATCATCAGGAGCCGTACGGGCGACGACCGGTACATATACCGGCCGTTCTCCAAAAGACAAATTCATTGTTGAGGAGGAAAGCTCAAAGGAAAAGATTGACTGGGGCGCCGTAAACCAGCCGATTTCAGAGGCCGCTTTTGAAAGGCTTTACACAAAAGTCGTCAGCTATTTAAAGGAGCGCGACGAACTGTTTGTGTTTGAAGGATTTGCGGGTGCAGATGAAAAATACCGCCTTCCGATCACTGTCGTCAACGAGTTCGCCTGGCACAACCTGTTCGCGAGACAGCTGTTCATCAGGCCTGAAGATCATCATCAAAAGCCGGCTGAAGAGCCTTTTACGATCCTTTCCGCTCCTCATTTTAAAGCCGATCCGCTCCTTGACGGTACAAGATCGGAAACATTTATCATCGTCTCATTTGAGAAGCGCACCATATTAATCGGAGGAACCGAATATGCCGGAGAAATGAAAAAATCGATTTTTTCGATTATGAATTTTCTTCTGCCGGAACGAAACATTCTGCCGATGCACTGCTCTGCGAACGTCGGCGAGGAAGGGGGAACCGCTCTCTTCTTCGGTTTGTCAGGCACCGGAAAAACGACCCTTTCGGCAGATCCGAAGCGGAGGCTGATCGGCGATGACGAACACGGCTGGTCAAGTACAGGTGTATTTAATATTGAGGGCGGATGCTACGCAAAATGCATCCATTTAAGCGAAGAAAAAGAACCGCAGATTTATAGAGCGATCCGCTTCGGCTCCGTTCTTGAAAATGTCGTCGTTGACACTGAAACCGGGGAACCGGATTACTCTGACAGCTTTTATACGGAAAATACTAGAGCCGCTTACCCGATAGAGGCGATCGACAACATTGTCAAACCGAGCATCGCGGCACACCCGCAAACCATTGTATTTCTGACGGCGGATGCGTTCGGCGTGCTTCCTCCGATCAGCAAACTGACGAAAGAACAGGCGATGTATCATTTCTTGAGCGGATATACGAGCAAGCTTGCCGGAACAGAACGCGGCATCACCTCTCCTGAAGCGACTTTTTCAACCTGCTTCGGCTCGCCATTCCTCCCGCTCCCGGCCCATGTTTATGCAGAAATGCTGGGACGCAAAATTGATGAGCACGGCGTCAGCGTATTCCTCGTCAACACAGGCTGGACCGGCGGAGGCTACGGCGTCGGAGAGAGAATGAGCCTGGCTTATACGAGAGCAATGGTTCAAGCCGCAATTGAGGGTGAACTGGATCATGCAGACATGAGAACGGACCGGATTTTCGGTCTGCATACGCCGATACACGTTCCGGGTGTTCCCGATCAGGTGCTCGAACCGGCAAAAACTTGGGCGGATGAAAAAGCGTACGAAGAAAAAGCAATTCTTTTGGCAAACGAATTTAAAAAGAACTTTAAAAAGTTTTCTAATACCGGCGATATCGAAAAAGCCGGAGGTCCTCTGATCTAA
- a CDS encoding dicarboxylate/amino acid:cation symporter, whose product MKFGLLPRIITAIVLGVIVGSFAPLWFVKTAATFNDIFGNFIKFAIPFIIIAFIIPGIGQIGRGAGKILGLTAGIAYASTIIAGLLAFLVGSNLLPAIISGHQLQEFKNPEEVLQSGFFTIEMTPFMSVMSALIFAFIMGIGIAYLPGKTLKNAFDEFQTVIEKLISYIIIPLLPVHIFGIFTNMTYGGQVQTILSVFAKVFVMIIVLHFVILLFQYTTAGLANGRNPFALLKIVAPAYFTALGTQSSAATIPVTLRQVRKTGASQKVADFAVPLLANIHLSGSTITLTSCAMGVLILNGQTPTFSMMMPFILMLGITMVAAPGAPGGAVMAAAGLLQSMLGFNETSVSLMIALYLAQDSLGTATNVTGDGALTMIIHRLTFKKGLGNEEDVPA is encoded by the coding sequence ATGAAATTTGGATTGCTGCCGAGAATTATCACGGCAATTGTTCTTGGTGTTATCGTTGGAAGCTTTGCTCCGCTTTGGTTTGTCAAAACCGCCGCAACGTTCAATGACATTTTCGGAAACTTTATCAAATTTGCCATTCCTTTTATTATTATTGCTTTTATCATTCCGGGCATTGGACAAATCGGACGCGGAGCTGGAAAAATTCTTGGCCTTACAGCCGGTATCGCCTATGCGTCAACCATTATCGCGGGGCTTTTGGCCTTTCTCGTCGGCTCAAACCTGCTGCCCGCCATCATTTCCGGACATCAGCTGCAGGAATTTAAAAATCCGGAAGAAGTGCTGCAAAGCGGATTTTTCACGATTGAAATGACGCCTTTCATGAGCGTGATGAGCGCGCTGATTTTCGCTTTCATCATGGGTATCGGAATCGCCTATCTGCCTGGCAAAACATTAAAAAACGCGTTTGATGAATTTCAAACGGTTATCGAAAAGCTGATCTCGTATATCATTATTCCTTTATTGCCCGTTCATATTTTCGGCATTTTCACAAATATGACGTACGGCGGCCAGGTACAGACCATCTTATCCGTGTTTGCAAAAGTGTTTGTGATGATTATTGTGCTGCACTTCGTCATTCTCTTGTTTCAATACACGACGGCAGGCCTTGCCAATGGCAGGAACCCGTTCGCACTGTTGAAAATCGTGGCGCCTGCTTATTTTACCGCGCTTGGCACACAGTCTTCAGCCGCAACCATTCCGGTGACGCTCAGACAAGTGAGAAAAACAGGCGCCAGCCAAAAAGTGGCCGATTTTGCGGTTCCGCTTCTCGCCAATATTCATTTGTCAGGCAGTACGATCACCCTGACAAGCTGCGCAATGGGCGTCTTGATTTTAAACGGGCAGACGCCGACCTTTTCAATGATGATGCCGTTCATCTTAATGCTTGGCATCACAATGGTCGCAGCGCCGGGCGCTCCGGGGGGAGCTGTCATGGCTGCAGCCGGGCTTTTACAGTCGATGCTCGGCTTTAATGAAACAAGCGTCTCCTTAATGATCGCCCTTTATCTCGCCCAGGACAGCTTGGGCACGGCGACGAATGTCACGGGGGACGGCGCTCTTACGATGATCATTCACAGACTGACTTTCAAAAAAGGTCTTGGAAATGAAGAAGATGTACCTGCATAA
- a CDS encoding gamma carbonic anhydrase family protein, producing MIYPYQNTEPAIHETAFIADNACITGDVTIGEQSSVWFSAVIRGDVAPVRIGKGVNIQDLSCLHQSPNRPLLIEDGVTVGHQVTLHSAVIRKHALIGMGSIILDEAEIGEGAFIGAGSLVPPGKKIPPFHLAFGRPAKVIRPLTESDQQDMERIRNEYVEKGQYYKSLQQKD from the coding sequence ATGATCTACCCTTATCAAAACACCGAACCCGCTATTCATGAAACGGCCTTTATCGCCGACAATGCGTGCATCACCGGTGACGTCACCATCGGAGAGCAATCAAGCGTCTGGTTCTCCGCTGTTATCCGCGGCGATGTCGCACCGGTCCGGATTGGAAAAGGCGTAAATATTCAAGACCTTTCGTGCCTGCATCAAAGTCCAAACCGCCCCCTTTTGATCGAGGATGGTGTGACAGTCGGCCATCAGGTCACATTGCACAGCGCCGTTATACGAAAGCATGCCCTTATCGGAATGGGTTCGATTATTCTGGACGAAGCCGAGATCGGGGAAGGCGCCTTTATCGGCGCGGGCAGCCTTGTCCCGCCGGGAAAGAAGATTCCGCCGTTTCACCTTGCATTTGGCAGACCCGCAAAAGTCATTCGCCCGTTAACCGAAAGCGATCAGCAGGATATGGAAAGAATTCGCAACGAGTATGTTGAAAAAGGACAATACTACAAATCCCTGCAACAGAAAGATTAG
- a CDS encoding DUF2584 domain-containing protein, translating to MGMPVEFNTMIVTKGKETRVEENLFTLEKEGYRVYPLHVPIEVRKTKKGDITGTAHAERLEWSEGRTHLTYRLVSLNSTN from the coding sequence GTGGGAATGCCAGTTGAATTTAATACGATGATTGTGACAAAAGGAAAAGAAACAAGGGTCGAGGAAAACTTGTTTACACTGGAAAAAGAAGGCTATCGGGTGTACCCTCTTCACGTACCGATCGAAGTCAGAAAGACAAAGAAGGGCGACATTACTGGAACGGCGCATGCGGAGCGCCTTGAATGGTCAGAAGGACGCACACATTTAACATATAGACTCGTTTCCTTAAATTCAACGAATTAA
- the metK gene encoding methionine adenosyltransferase has translation MSKNRRLFTSESVTEGHPDKICDQISDSILDEILKKDPNARVACETSVTTGLVLVSGEITTSTYVDIPKTVRETIKEIGYTRAKYGFDAETCAVLTSIDEQSPDIAMGVDQALEAREGDMSDAEIEAIGAGDQGLMFGFACNETKELMPLPISLAHKLSRRLTEVRKEEILPYLRPDGKTQVTVEYDENNKPIRIDTIVISTQHHPEITLEQIQRNLKEYVINPVVPKELIDENTKYFINPTGRFVIGGPQGDAGLTGRKIIVDTYGGYARHGGGAFSGKDATKVDRSAAYAARYVAKNIVAAGLAESCEVQLAYAIGVAQPVSISIDTFGTGKASEETLIEVVRKNFDLRPAGIIKMLDLRRPIYKQTAAYGHFGRLDLDLPWERTDKADQLRKEALGE, from the coding sequence ATGAGCAAAAATCGTCGGTTATTTACTTCAGAGTCAGTTACAGAGGGCCATCCGGACAAAATTTGCGATCAGATTTCGGATAGTATATTAGACGAAATTTTAAAGAAAGATCCGAATGCACGCGTCGCATGCGAAACATCTGTAACAACCGGTTTGGTGCTGGTAAGCGGTGAAATTACAACATCCACATACGTGGATATTCCGAAGACAGTACGCGAAACGATTAAAGAGATAGGATACACTCGCGCAAAATACGGCTTTGATGCTGAAACATGCGCAGTATTAACATCTATAGACGAGCAGTCTCCTGACATTGCAATGGGTGTCGATCAGGCGCTTGAAGCGCGTGAAGGTGACATGAGCGACGCAGAAATTGAAGCGATCGGAGCCGGAGACCAAGGCCTGATGTTCGGCTTTGCCTGCAACGAGACAAAGGAACTCATGCCTCTGCCGATTTCCCTTGCTCATAAATTGTCCCGCCGGTTGACGGAAGTTCGGAAAGAGGAAATCCTTCCATACTTGCGTCCGGACGGAAAAACTCAAGTAACCGTTGAATATGATGAGAACAATAAACCGATTCGCATCGATACAATCGTGATTTCTACACAGCATCATCCGGAGATTACGCTTGAGCAGATTCAGCGCAACCTGAAAGAATATGTCATTAATCCGGTTGTGCCAAAAGAACTGATCGATGAAAACACGAAATATTTCATTAATCCAACAGGACGTTTTGTCATCGGCGGTCCGCAGGGAGATGCCGGATTGACCGGCCGGAAAATCATTGTCGACACGTACGGCGGATATGCCCGCCACGGAGGCGGCGCGTTTTCCGGGAAAGACGCGACAAAAGTTGACAGATCTGCCGCTTATGCTGCCAGATATGTAGCGAAAAACATCGTCGCAGCAGGACTTGCCGAGTCATGCGAGGTTCAGCTTGCCTATGCGATCGGCGTCGCTCAGCCGGTATCGATTTCGATTGATACATTCGGTACGGGAAAAGCGAGCGAAGAGACTTTGATTGAAGTGGTTCGCAAAAACTTTGATCTAAGACCTGCCGGCATTATCAAGATGCTTGACCTGCGCCGTCCGATTTATAAACAAACGGCAGCATACGGACATTTTGGACGCCTTGATCTTGATCTGCCTTGGGAGCGCACGGATAAAGCAGATCAGCTTCGCAAAGAGGCGCTAGGAGAATAA
- a CDS encoding phosphatase PAP2 family protein: MTLNKLMLGMYNFECRIFLGMNSLFEQKALNRFFRSSTHLGGALCTILASLSLIVFGSGSIRQAGTASALALLISHLQVVLIKKLYPRKRPYMTLKQAQVLKDPLKDHSFPSGHTTAIFSVITPIIVFFPILALLLIPLAISVGLSRIYLGLHYPSDVLAGMLLGVSVGILSSFLM; the protein is encoded by the coding sequence ATGACGCTGAATAAACTGATGCTTGGCATGTACAACTTTGAATGCCGGATTTTTCTCGGCATGAACAGCTTGTTCGAACAAAAAGCATTAAATCGCTTTTTTCGTTCCTCAACCCATTTAGGAGGAGCTTTATGCACCATTCTCGCTTCCCTGTCGCTCATCGTTTTCGGATCAGGAAGCATACGTCAAGCCGGAACCGCGAGCGCACTTGCGCTGTTAATCAGCCATCTGCAGGTCGTGCTCATCAAAAAGCTCTACCCGCGAAAACGTCCGTATATGACGCTGAAACAAGCACAGGTTTTGAAAGATCCGCTGAAGGATCATTCCTTTCCATCCGGACACACGACAGCCATATTTTCTGTTATAACACCGATAATCGTATTCTTTCCGATACTTGCACTTTTATTAATTCCTCTTGCCATCAGTGTCGGTCTTTCGAGAATTTATCTGGGCTTGCACTACCCGTCAGATGTGCTCGCCGGCATGCTGCTTGGCGTCTCTGTCGGCATTCTGTCATCCTTTCTCATGTAA
- a CDS encoding prolyl oligopeptidase family serine peptidase, protein MWIEKRRFPSPNGQVRLFSVTYLSQGLKVKGLLAEPAAPGRYDGFLYLRGGIKNVGMVRPGRIVQFASQGFVVLAPYYRGNQGGEGNEDFAGDDREDAFAAFRLLQKHELVKEQRVHIFGFSRGGIMGILTAIEMKSAAASFVSWGGVSDMVMTYRERKDLRRMMKRVIGGTPEKAAQAYAWRTPFDKLDHIDAPILLIHGVNDQNVSIEHARRLEQELMKRRKSVETWYFNAFTHYFPPGENRRIVRELSRWMKSR, encoded by the coding sequence ATGTGGATAGAAAAAAGAAGATTCCCATCACCGAACGGCCAAGTGCGGCTGTTTTCCGTTACATACCTTTCACAAGGACTGAAAGTCAAGGGACTGCTTGCGGAACCTGCAGCGCCCGGACGCTACGACGGTTTTTTGTATTTGCGCGGCGGGATTAAAAATGTCGGTATGGTCAGGCCCGGGCGGATCGTGCAGTTTGCCTCGCAAGGCTTTGTCGTTCTCGCTCCCTATTACAGGGGCAATCAAGGCGGTGAGGGGAACGAGGATTTTGCCGGGGATGACCGGGAAGATGCGTTTGCGGCATTCCGTCTGCTGCAGAAGCATGAGCTTGTGAAAGAACAACGCGTTCATATATTCGGGTTTTCGCGCGGCGGAATTATGGGCATTTTAACAGCCATAGAAATGAAATCAGCCGCCGCTTCTTTTGTTTCCTGGGGCGGTGTGAGCGATATGGTCATGACCTATCGCGAACGTAAGGATTTGCGGAGGATGATGAAGCGGGTCATCGGCGGGACGCCGGAAAAAGCGGCGCAGGCATATGCCTGGCGGACGCCGTTTGACAAGCTCGATCATATTGATGCGCCGATCCTTTTGATTCACGGAGTGAACGATCAAAATGTCTCGATTGAACATGCGCGCCGCCTGGAACAGGAATTGATGAAAAGAAGGAAATCGGTTGAAACCTGGTACTTCAATGCGTTCACCCATTACTTCCCTCCGGGGGAAAACAGAAGGATTGTCAGAGAGCTCTCGCGGTGGATGAAGAGCAGGTGA